A window of Amycolatopsis australiensis contains these coding sequences:
- a CDS encoding nucleotidyltransferase domain-containing protein gives MKHDTPEFAAIAEGGTILRCQVGSGLHGTAVDGQDDRDEMGLCVEPAEYVTGLRPFEQYIFRTQPEGVRSGPGDLDLIVYSLRKWMRLALTGNPTILLPLFVPDAEIVRITGLGHDLRANADRIVSRAAGLRFAGYLRTQRRRMLEGTLKVNRPELIEKYGFDTKYAMHMVRLGVQGVELLETGRMTLPIAEPWLSWLRDLRRGKHSQEEAIAAAAELEDRLDRLVRGESPVPEQPDRDWANRWLVHAYQSAWQAA, from the coding sequence ATGAAACACGACACGCCCGAGTTCGCCGCGATCGCCGAGGGAGGCACCATCCTGCGCTGCCAGGTCGGTTCCGGTCTGCACGGCACCGCTGTCGACGGTCAGGACGACCGCGACGAGATGGGCCTGTGCGTGGAGCCCGCCGAGTACGTCACCGGGCTGCGGCCGTTCGAGCAGTACATCTTCCGCACCCAGCCGGAAGGCGTGCGGTCCGGCCCCGGCGACCTGGACCTGATCGTCTATTCGCTGCGCAAGTGGATGCGCCTCGCGCTCACCGGGAACCCGACGATCCTGCTGCCGCTCTTCGTGCCGGACGCGGAGATCGTGCGGATCACCGGCCTCGGCCACGACCTGCGCGCCAACGCCGACCGGATCGTGTCGCGCGCGGCCGGCCTGCGGTTCGCCGGCTACCTGCGGACGCAGCGGCGGCGGATGCTCGAAGGAACGCTCAAGGTCAACCGGCCGGAGCTCATCGAGAAGTACGGCTTCGACACGAAGTACGCGATGCACATGGTGCGCCTGGGCGTCCAGGGTGTCGAACTGCTCGAGACCGGCCGGATGACGCTGCCCATCGCCGAGCCGTGGCTGAGCTGGCTGCGTGACCTGCGGCGCGGGAAGCACAGCCAGGAGGAAGCCATCGCGGCCGCGGCCGAGCTGGAGGACCGGCTCGACCGGCTGGTCCGGGGCGAGTCGCCGGTGCCGGAGCAGCCCGACCGTGACTGGGCGAACCGCTGGCTGGTCCACGCCTACCAGTCGGCCTGGCAGGCGGCTTGA
- a CDS encoding ArsR/SmtB family transcription factor — translation MSDEVRDIRDSKVLAAVSHPLRRRLMELLHLDGPATVSVLAGKTDQAVGNVSHHMKVLAAAKLVEEAPELARDQRERWWKRSVKTIRWASADFPDDPIAEAAEVLTLDHQTAIAREWIATRETYPPQWRGVAFSTDTWMRLSAAELEELNERVMLLLADFENRTEPGDGVERRPVFFVARASLGQP, via the coding sequence ATGAGCGACGAGGTCCGGGACATCCGGGATTCGAAGGTGCTCGCGGCGGTGTCCCATCCGCTGCGTCGGCGGCTGATGGAACTGCTCCACCTGGACGGCCCGGCCACGGTGTCGGTGCTGGCGGGAAAGACCGACCAGGCGGTCGGCAACGTCAGCCACCACATGAAGGTGCTGGCCGCCGCCAAACTGGTCGAGGAAGCTCCCGAACTCGCCCGTGACCAGCGGGAACGGTGGTGGAAGCGCAGCGTGAAGACCATCCGGTGGGCTTCCGCGGACTTCCCCGACGACCCGATCGCCGAGGCCGCCGAGGTCCTCACCCTCGACCACCAGACCGCGATCGCCCGCGAGTGGATCGCGACGCGCGAGACGTACCCGCCGCAGTGGCGCGGCGTGGCGTTCAGCACGGACACCTGGATGCGCCTTTCCGCCGCCGAGCTGGAAGAGCTGAACGAACGGGTCATGTTGCTGCTGGCCGACTTCGAGAACCGCACCGAGCCCGGTGACGGGGTCGAGCGGCGTCCGGTCTTCTTCGTCGCACGAGCCTCGCTGGGCCAGCCGTGA
- a CDS encoding PspC domain-containing protein, which yields MTNSVYTPETTKKLRRSKTDKMLTGVCGGWATYLGIDASVLRIGMVAAVFLSVGVAIPVYVAAAILTPEEES from the coding sequence ATGACGAACAGCGTGTACACCCCGGAAACCACCAAGAAGCTCCGCCGCAGCAAGACCGACAAGATGCTCACCGGCGTCTGCGGTGGCTGGGCCACCTACCTCGGCATCGACGCGAGCGTCCTGCGCATCGGCATGGTCGCCGCCGTGTTCCTCTCCGTCGGCGTCGCCATCCCGGTCTACGTCGCCGCCGCCATCCTGACTCCGGAAGAGGAGTCCTGA
- the groL gene encoding chaperonin GroEL (60 kDa chaperone family; promotes refolding of misfolded polypeptides especially under stressful conditions; forms two stacked rings of heptamers to form a barrel-shaped 14mer; ends can be capped by GroES; misfolded proteins enter the barrel where they are refolded when GroES binds) produces MAKLIAFDEDARRGLERGLNTLAEAVKVTLGPRGRNVVLEKKWGAPTITNDGVSIAKEIELEDPWEKIGAELVKEVAKKTDDVAGDGTTTATVLAQALVKEGLRNVAAGADPISLKRGIEAAVEAITEQLHKAAVQIETKEQIAATASISAADRTIGELIAEALDKVGKEGVVTVEESNTFGLELELTEGMRFDKGYISGYFVTDPERQEAELEDPYILLFGSKISTVKDVLPLLEKVIQSGKPLLIIAEDVEGEALATLIVNKMRGTFKSVAVKAPGFGDRRKAILQDIAILTGGQVISEDVGLKLENADLSLLGKARKAVITKDETTIVEGAGDADQIQGRVNQIRAEIENSDSDYDREKLQERLAKLAGGVAVIKAGAATEVELKERKHRIEDAVRNAKAAVEEGIVAGGGVALIQAAEAAFAGLKLEGDEATGANIVKVAVEAPLKQIAINAGLEGGVVVEKVKGLPQGHGLNAATGVYEDLLAAGVPDPTKVTRSALQNAASIAALFLTTEAVVADKPEKAAAAPADPSGGMGGMDF; encoded by the coding sequence ATGGCCAAACTGATCGCGTTCGACGAGGACGCCCGCCGCGGTCTTGAGCGCGGCTTGAACACCCTCGCCGAAGCCGTCAAGGTGACCCTCGGCCCGCGGGGCCGGAACGTCGTGCTCGAAAAGAAGTGGGGCGCGCCGACCATCACCAACGACGGTGTCTCCATCGCCAAGGAGATCGAGCTCGAGGACCCGTGGGAGAAGATCGGGGCCGAGCTCGTCAAGGAAGTTGCCAAGAAGACCGACGACGTCGCGGGTGACGGCACCACCACCGCCACCGTGCTCGCCCAGGCCCTGGTCAAGGAAGGCCTGCGCAACGTCGCGGCCGGCGCCGACCCGATCAGCCTGAAGCGCGGCATCGAGGCGGCCGTCGAGGCCATCACCGAGCAGCTGCACAAGGCCGCCGTCCAGATCGAGACCAAGGAGCAGATCGCTGCCACCGCCTCGATCTCGGCCGCTGACCGCACCATCGGCGAGCTGATCGCCGAGGCGCTGGACAAGGTCGGCAAGGAAGGCGTCGTCACCGTCGAGGAGAGCAACACCTTCGGCCTCGAGCTCGAGCTCACCGAGGGTATGCGCTTCGACAAGGGCTACATCTCCGGTTACTTCGTGACCGACCCGGAGCGTCAGGAAGCCGAGCTGGAGGACCCGTACATCCTCCTCTTCGGTTCCAAGATCTCCACCGTCAAGGACGTGCTGCCGCTGCTGGAGAAGGTCATCCAGTCCGGCAAGCCGCTGCTGATCATCGCCGAGGACGTCGAGGGCGAGGCGCTGGCCACCCTCATCGTCAACAAGATGCGCGGCACCTTCAAGTCCGTCGCCGTCAAGGCGCCGGGCTTCGGTGACCGCCGCAAGGCGATCCTGCAGGACATCGCGATCCTGACCGGTGGCCAGGTCATCTCCGAGGACGTCGGCCTCAAGCTGGAGAACGCGGACCTGTCCCTGCTGGGCAAGGCCCGCAAGGCCGTCATCACCAAGGACGAGACGACCATCGTCGAGGGTGCGGGCGACGCCGACCAGATCCAGGGTCGCGTCAACCAGATCCGCGCCGAGATCGAGAACTCGGACTCGGACTACGACCGCGAGAAGCTGCAGGAGCGGCTCGCGAAGCTGGCCGGCGGCGTGGCCGTCATCAAGGCCGGTGCCGCGACCGAGGTCGAGCTGAAGGAGCGCAAGCACCGCATCGAGGACGCGGTGCGCAACGCGAAGGCCGCCGTGGAAGAGGGCATCGTCGCCGGTGGTGGCGTGGCCCTGATCCAGGCCGCCGAGGCCGCGTTCGCGGGCCTGAAGCTCGAGGGCGACGAGGCCACTGGTGCCAACATCGTCAAGGTGGCCGTCGAGGCCCCGCTCAAGCAGATCGCGATCAACGCCGGCCTCGAGGGCGGCGTCGTGGTGGAGAAGGTCAAGGGCCTGCCGCAGGGTCACGGCCTCAACGCCGCCACGGGTGTCTACGAGGACCTGCTCGCCGCCGGCGTGCCGGACCCGACGAAGGTCACCCGCTCCGCGCTGCAGAACGCCGCGTCCATCGCGGCGCTGTTCCTGACCACCGAGGCTGTCGTGGCGGACAAGCCGGAGAAGGCTGCTGCCGCTCCGGCCGACCCGTCCGGTGGCATGGGTGGCATGGACTTCTGA
- a CDS encoding TIGR00266 family protein → MQVGVRQQPSFAVARLMLAPGEPCQVESGAMMATSYGVQVQSQAQGGIMKGLGRAFLSGESFFISTFTAPQNGGWVDVAANLPGDIQVITLDGRTGWAVTRGCWLASSHGVQTETKWGGLKNLMGGEGGFLTHATGQGQLLVSCYGAVETITLQPGEMVTIDTGHVVAYADTVQYQIRKVATGIIQSMKSGEGLVFDFAGPGQIMTQTRNPSALVSWLVSHVPSR, encoded by the coding sequence ATGCAGGTCGGAGTCCGTCAACAGCCCTCGTTCGCCGTCGCCCGGTTGATGCTGGCGCCCGGCGAGCCGTGCCAGGTCGAGTCCGGCGCGATGATGGCCACCAGCTACGGCGTGCAGGTCCAGTCCCAGGCGCAGGGCGGGATCATGAAGGGCCTCGGCCGCGCGTTCCTCTCCGGCGAGTCCTTCTTCATCTCCACCTTCACCGCGCCGCAGAACGGCGGCTGGGTCGACGTCGCGGCCAACCTGCCCGGCGACATCCAGGTGATCACCCTCGACGGCCGCACCGGCTGGGCCGTCACCCGCGGCTGCTGGCTCGCGTCGTCGCACGGCGTGCAGACCGAGACCAAGTGGGGCGGGCTGAAGAACCTGATGGGCGGCGAAGGCGGCTTCCTCACGCACGCGACGGGTCAGGGCCAGCTGCTCGTCAGCTGCTACGGCGCCGTCGAGACCATCACCCTGCAGCCCGGCGAGATGGTCACCATCGACACGGGGCACGTCGTCGCGTACGCCGACACCGTGCAGTACCAGATCCGCAAGGTCGCGACCGGCATCATCCAGTCGATGAAGAGCGGTGAAGGTCTCGTGTTCGACTTCGCCGGTCCCGGCCAGATCATGACCCAGACGCGCAACCCGTCCGCGTTGGTCAGCTGGCTCGTCTCGCACGTCCCGTCCCGCTGA
- a CDS encoding serine/threonine-protein kinase, with amino-acid sequence MTGDVSGDLTGRRLGNYRIDGVLGKGGMSVTYKATDVRLGRKVALKVIGDHLGTDAEFRERFVDEARNTSAIDHANVVPLYDFGELDGMLYIAMRMVDGGDLAGLISGGPIAPARALTMLDQVADALDTLHNRGLVHLDVKPANVLVTKKETSREHVYVADFGLTRRGATGHRTRGGDFLGSPTYAAPEHLRGEPLDGRTDQYALTCVLYACLTGSPPFKGDVPTVIKGHLNGDPPSISRVVALPPAIDEVIRRGMAKNPADRYPSCVEMVAAARRALGPLAASDTPPGPPGSNSGGVPAPHRPGQVQQGPHQNSAPQGEGAPVHPYGGQQQPGYGPGPQGPQGPGGPHGMPPQGPPPQGPPPGYGYPQQPGMPPQGPPPGYGYPQQQGMPGPPPGYGQDPMRLRPPMPAGGAGAFQQPKSGGGKKWIFITLGVLVLAGLIVGAIFLFSDGGSGGGGTTTAPNIPVGPGDSQSNAPSSLKTPPPSISIKPSS; translated from the coding sequence GTGACAGGCGATGTGTCGGGGGACCTCACCGGTCGCCGGCTGGGCAACTACCGCATCGACGGGGTGCTCGGCAAGGGCGGCATGAGCGTGACCTACAAGGCCACGGACGTGCGGCTCGGCCGCAAGGTCGCCTTGAAGGTCATCGGTGACCACCTCGGGACCGACGCCGAGTTCCGCGAGCGGTTCGTCGACGAGGCGCGCAACACGTCGGCGATCGACCACGCCAACGTCGTGCCGCTGTACGACTTCGGCGAGCTCGACGGCATGCTCTACATCGCCATGCGCATGGTCGACGGCGGCGATCTCGCCGGGCTGATCTCCGGCGGCCCGATCGCACCCGCCCGCGCCCTGACGATGCTCGACCAGGTCGCGGACGCGCTCGACACGCTGCACAACCGCGGTCTGGTGCACCTCGACGTCAAGCCGGCCAACGTGCTCGTGACGAAGAAGGAGACGTCGCGGGAGCACGTGTACGTCGCCGACTTCGGGCTGACCCGGCGCGGCGCCACGGGCCACCGCACGCGCGGTGGCGACTTCCTCGGGTCGCCGACGTACGCCGCTCCCGAGCACCTGCGTGGCGAGCCGCTGGACGGGCGCACCGACCAGTACGCGCTGACCTGCGTCCTCTACGCGTGCCTCACCGGCAGCCCGCCGTTCAAGGGCGACGTGCCGACGGTGATCAAAGGCCACCTCAACGGCGACCCGCCGTCGATCTCCCGGGTGGTCGCGCTGCCGCCGGCGATCGACGAGGTGATCCGCCGCGGCATGGCGAAGAACCCGGCCGACCGCTACCCCAGTTGCGTCGAGATGGTCGCGGCCGCGCGCCGCGCGCTCGGCCCGCTGGCGGCGTCGGACACCCCACCGGGTCCGCCCGGGTCCAATTCGGGTGGAGTTCCCGCGCCGCACCGTCCTGGTCAGGTACAACAGGGGCCGCACCAGAACAGCGCACCGCAGGGAGAGGGGGCCCCCGTGCATCCGTACGGAGGACAGCAGCAGCCCGGCTACGGTCCGGGCCCGCAGGGGCCGCAGGGCCCCGGAGGTCCACACGGGATGCCGCCGCAGGGCCCGCCGCCGCAGGGTCCGCCGCCCGGCTACGGCTATCCGCAGCAGCCGGGCATGCCGCCGCAGGGCCCACCGCCGGGGTACGGCTACCCGCAGCAGCAGGGCATGCCGGGCCCGCCGCCGGGCTACGGCCAGGACCCGATGCGGCTGCGCCCGCCGATGCCCGCGGGTGGTGCCGGTGCCTTCCAGCAGCCGAAGAGCGGCGGCGGCAAAAAATGGATCTTCATCACTCTCGGCGTCCTCGTGCTGGCGGGCTTGATCGTGGGCGCGATCTTCCTCTTCTCCGACGGCGGCAGCGGCGGCGGCGGGACGACGACGGCCCCGAACATCCCGGTCGGCCCCGGTGACTCGCAGAGCAACGCGCCGTCGTCGCTGAAGACGCCGCCGCCGTCGATCTCCATCAAGCCGAGTTCCTGA
- a CDS encoding GlsB/YeaQ/YmgE family stress response membrane protein, whose protein sequence is MEFVAWVIFGAIVGWAANLVVGGRARRRQGCLVSVLVGVVGATLGGLLYRFATGQQMTFGFDFPSFGVAILGAVVLLAILRLVSGLGRRPGDRL, encoded by the coding sequence ATGGAATTCGTGGCATGGGTGATCTTCGGCGCCATCGTCGGCTGGGCCGCGAACCTCGTCGTCGGCGGCCGGGCGCGACGCCGGCAGGGTTGCCTGGTCAGCGTGCTGGTCGGGGTGGTCGGCGCGACCCTCGGCGGCCTGCTCTACCGGTTCGCCACCGGGCAGCAGATGACGTTCGGCTTCGACTTCCCGAGCTTCGGCGTGGCCATCCTCGGCGCCGTCGTGCTGCTGGCGATCCTGCGGCTCGTGAGCGGTCTCGGCCGTCGTCCGGGCGACCGTTTGTAA
- a CDS encoding phosphatidylserine decarboxylase, which translates to MSGTRPEPAGNPVAHALQLARETLPPMHHAGRPFVAGGIAATLLARRFSKRLGLVGALATVATAAFFREPKRVPPPRAGVALASADGIVSLIEEAVPPAELGLPAEPRMRVSVFLSVFDVHVQRVPANGVIERVAYRPGKFLSADLDKASDDNERNSVLLRTEDGHELVVVQIAGLVARRILCEIREGDKVAAGETYGIIRFGSRVDLYLPPGSRVLVAKGQRTVGGETVIAELPAAHSEG; encoded by the coding sequence ATGAGCGGCACCCGGCCGGAGCCCGCCGGCAATCCCGTCGCGCACGCCCTCCAGCTCGCCCGCGAAACGCTGCCGCCGATGCACCACGCCGGCCGGCCGTTCGTGGCGGGCGGGATCGCCGCCACGCTGCTCGCCCGCCGGTTCTCCAAGCGGCTCGGGCTCGTCGGCGCGCTCGCGACCGTGGCGACCGCCGCGTTCTTCCGCGAGCCGAAACGGGTCCCGCCACCGCGTGCCGGCGTCGCGCTCGCGTCCGCCGACGGCATCGTGTCGCTGATCGAGGAAGCCGTCCCGCCGGCCGAGCTGGGCCTGCCCGCCGAGCCGCGGATGCGCGTGTCGGTGTTCCTGTCGGTGTTCGACGTGCACGTCCAGCGCGTGCCGGCGAACGGCGTGATCGAGCGGGTCGCCTACCGGCCGGGCAAGTTCCTGTCCGCCGACCTCGACAAGGCCAGCGACGACAACGAACGCAACTCCGTGCTGCTGCGCACCGAAGACGGCCACGAGCTCGTCGTCGTGCAGATCGCCGGGCTGGTCGCGCGCCGCATCCTCTGCGAGATCCGCGAGGGCGACAAGGTCGCCGCGGGTGAGACCTACGGCATCATCCGCTTCGGCTCGCGGGTCGACCTCTACCTTCCGCCGGGTTCGCGCGTGCTCGTGGCCAAGGGCCAGCGCACGGTCGGCGGCGAGACGGTGATCGCCGAACTGCCGGCCGCGCATTCGGAAGGCTGA
- a CDS encoding cold-shock protein, with protein sequence MAVGTVKWFNSEKGYGFIESADGPDVFVHYSAIQADGFRTLDEGDRVEFEVQSGRDGRSQAADVRKVS encoded by the coding sequence GTGGCTGTCGGCACCGTCAAATGGTTCAACTCGGAAAAGGGCTACGGGTTCATCGAATCCGCCGACGGGCCGGACGTGTTCGTCCACTATTCGGCCATCCAGGCCGACGGATTCCGCACTCTGGACGAGGGCGACCGCGTGGAGTTCGAAGTCCAGTCCGGGCGTGACGGCCGGAGTCAGGCAGCCGACGTGCGCAAGGTGTCGTAA
- the glp gene encoding gephyrin-like molybdotransferase Glp, whose protein sequence is MISVDDYRDRVAALLGTAPATSLPLAAAAGLVLAEDVRAGVSLPPFDNSAMDGYAVRAADVTDVPVTLPVADDIPAGRVDVRPLEPGTAHRIMTGAPLPPGADAVVMVEDTDAGTSTVTISAPAKAGAHIRRSGEDVVSGSIALPAGTVLGHSQLGLAAAVGLAEVRVHRPLRVVVASTGTELIDAPAPLRHGQIYESNSVMLAAAIRGLGCEVEVVRSVVDDVEEFRKVIEPKLAGADLLVTSGGVSAGAYEVVKDALSGQGVEFAKVAMQPGGPQGCGRWQGVPVVTLPGNPVSVLVSFEAFLRPALLTALGHTDVSRRRVRARLLEAMSSPAGRRQYRRGVFTPSDREVTGVVGPRGGPGSHLLAAFTQANCLIVLPEDVTSAAEGDEVDVLLL, encoded by the coding sequence GTGATCTCCGTCGACGACTACCGCGACCGCGTCGCCGCGCTGCTCGGCACCGCCCCCGCGACCTCGCTGCCCCTCGCCGCCGCGGCCGGCCTCGTCCTGGCCGAGGACGTGCGGGCCGGCGTTTCCCTCCCGCCCTTCGACAACTCCGCGATGGACGGCTACGCGGTCCGCGCCGCGGACGTCACCGACGTGCCGGTGACGCTGCCGGTCGCCGACGACATCCCGGCGGGCCGCGTCGACGTCCGGCCGCTCGAGCCGGGCACCGCGCACCGGATCATGACCGGCGCGCCGCTGCCACCCGGCGCGGACGCCGTCGTGATGGTCGAGGACACCGACGCCGGCACGTCGACGGTGACGATCTCCGCCCCCGCCAAGGCGGGCGCGCACATCCGGCGCAGCGGCGAGGACGTCGTCTCCGGAAGCATCGCGCTGCCCGCCGGAACCGTGCTGGGCCACTCCCAGCTGGGCCTGGCGGCCGCGGTCGGGCTCGCCGAGGTGCGGGTGCACCGGCCGCTGCGGGTCGTGGTCGCCTCCACCGGCACCGAGCTGATCGACGCGCCGGCCCCGCTGCGGCACGGCCAGATCTACGAGTCCAACAGCGTGATGCTCGCCGCGGCGATCCGCGGCCTCGGCTGCGAGGTCGAGGTGGTCCGCAGCGTCGTCGACGACGTCGAGGAGTTCCGGAAGGTCATCGAGCCGAAGCTGGCGGGCGCCGACTTGCTGGTGACGTCCGGCGGCGTCAGCGCGGGCGCGTACGAAGTCGTGAAGGACGCGTTGTCCGGCCAGGGCGTCGAATTCGCGAAGGTCGCGATGCAGCCGGGCGGGCCGCAGGGCTGCGGACGCTGGCAGGGCGTGCCGGTCGTGACGCTGCCCGGCAACCCCGTCAGCGTCCTCGTGTCCTTCGAGGCGTTCCTGCGCCCGGCGCTGCTGACGGCCCTGGGCCACACCGACGTCTCGCGGCGGCGCGTGCGGGCCCGGCTGCTGGAGGCGATGTCCTCGCCGGCCGGCCGCCGCCAGTACCGCCGTGGTGTGTTCACGCCGTCGGACCGCGAGGTCACCGGGGTCGTCGGGCCGCGCGGCGGGCCGGGCTCGCACCTGCTGGCCGCGTTCACGCAAGCCAACTGCCTGATCGTGCTGCCGGAAGACGTCACGTCGGCTGCGGAAGGCGACGAGGTGGACGTTCTGCTCCTCTGA
- a CDS encoding MFS transporter produces the protein MKGLWGNGDFRLLWTGETTSMLGSMVASTALPLVAVVTLQASTFEVALLTAVAWLPWLLVGLPAGAWVDRLPKRPVMLTCNTVSTAVFGSVPVAAALGALTLPYLLGAALLGGVAKVFFTLAYRAYLPVLLGRDDLLEANAKLQGSESATQVAGPGLAGLLAQAFGPVSGILADAVSFGVSVLCVRAIRVRETVVPAARTPLRSQIAEGLGFVFGDRYLRSLMVFGAVSNLALTGYSSIQIVFLSRTLGAAPGLVGLVLALAATGGVLGAALAGRLGARFGTARAFLLCEVAAAPMMLLGPLSGPGWGLAPFVAGVFGVCAGVVASNVLTTTFRQEYCPPELFSRITSSASLTAYGTIPLAGVLGGALGEAIGVRETLWVASALLVAALPILAPFRKLREFPVRGAERPPRRLPQPT, from the coding sequence GTGAAGGGGCTCTGGGGGAACGGGGATTTCCGGCTGCTCTGGACCGGCGAGACCACGAGCATGCTCGGCAGCATGGTCGCGAGCACGGCGTTGCCGCTGGTCGCGGTGGTCACGCTGCAGGCGAGCACGTTCGAGGTCGCGTTGCTGACGGCGGTCGCCTGGCTGCCCTGGCTGCTCGTCGGGCTGCCCGCCGGCGCCTGGGTCGACCGGCTGCCGAAGCGCCCGGTCATGCTGACCTGCAACACGGTGTCGACGGCGGTGTTCGGCAGCGTTCCGGTCGCGGCCGCGCTCGGCGCGCTGACCCTGCCGTACCTGCTGGGCGCGGCTCTGCTCGGCGGGGTCGCGAAGGTGTTCTTCACGCTCGCCTACCGGGCCTACCTGCCCGTCCTGCTCGGCCGGGACGACCTCCTGGAAGCCAACGCGAAGCTGCAGGGCAGCGAGTCCGCGACGCAGGTCGCCGGGCCGGGCCTGGCCGGGTTGCTGGCGCAGGCGTTCGGCCCGGTCAGCGGCATCCTCGCGGACGCGGTGAGCTTCGGCGTCTCCGTGCTGTGCGTGCGGGCGATCCGGGTGCGCGAGACCGTGGTCCCGGCGGCGCGGACGCCGTTGCGCAGCCAGATCGCCGAAGGCCTGGGATTCGTCTTCGGCGACCGCTACCTGCGGTCGCTGATGGTGTTCGGCGCGGTCTCGAACCTCGCGCTGACCGGCTACAGCTCCATCCAGATCGTCTTCCTGTCCCGCACGCTCGGCGCCGCGCCCGGCCTGGTCGGCCTGGTGCTGGCGCTCGCCGCGACGGGCGGGGTGCTCGGCGCGGCGCTGGCCGGACGGCTCGGCGCGCGGTTCGGCACCGCCCGCGCGTTCCTGCTGTGCGAGGTGGCCGCCGCGCCGATGATGCTGCTCGGGCCGCTGAGCGGCCCGGGCTGGGGACTGGCGCCGTTCGTCGCCGGCGTGTTCGGCGTCTGCGCCGGTGTGGTGGCCTCGAACGTGCTGACCACGACGTTCCGGCAGGAGTACTGCCCACCGGAGCTGTTCAGCCGGATCACCTCGAGCGCCTCGCTCACCGCCTACGGCACGATCCCGCTGGCCGGCGTTCTCGGCGGCGCGCTCGGCGAGGCGATCGGCGTCCGGGAGACGCTGTGGGTGGCGTCCGCCTTGCTGGTCGCCGCGCTCCCGATCCTCGCGCCCTTCCGGAAGCTGCGGGAGTTCCCGGTCAGAGGAGCAGAACGTCCACCTCGTCGCCTTCCGCAGCCGACGTGA
- a CDS encoding AIM24 family protein → MRVQTRHTPGFGVARVLLDPGEAVQAAPETLLASRFGVTEAAAGRGGVRAGKSTTAVYTAPADGGWIDFAPLRPGDVYPLELGGTGWSVHRDAVLVRPSSVRHDANWLPLQQLFGADSGFLEHYSGTGPLVLAAPGPVDAFELGQGELVTVRPDYLLAYPDTVQCRLRALDPGGPQSLRTGEGLAVDFAGPGTVLVQARNRRLSGR, encoded by the coding sequence ATGCGCGTCCAGACCCGGCACACGCCCGGCTTCGGCGTCGCCCGCGTCCTGCTCGACCCGGGCGAAGCCGTGCAGGCCGCGCCCGAGACGCTGCTCGCCAGCCGCTTCGGCGTCACCGAGGCGGCGGCCGGCCGCGGCGGTGTCCGCGCCGGCAAGTCGACGACGGCGGTCTACACCGCACCGGCCGACGGCGGCTGGATCGACTTCGCGCCGCTGCGCCCCGGCGACGTCTACCCCCTGGAACTGGGCGGCACGGGCTGGTCGGTGCACCGCGACGCCGTGCTGGTGCGGCCGTCCTCGGTCCGGCACGACGCGAACTGGCTGCCGTTGCAGCAGCTCTTCGGCGCCGACTCGGGGTTTCTCGAGCACTACAGCGGAACCGGCCCGCTCGTGCTGGCCGCGCCCGGCCCGGTGGACGCGTTCGAGCTCGGCCAGGGCGAGCTGGTCACCGTGCGGCCGGACTACCTGCTGGCCTACCCGGACACCGTGCAGTGCCGGCTGCGGGCGCTCGACCCCGGCGGGCCGCAGTCGCTGCGCACCGGGGAAGGATTGGCGGTCGACTTCGCGGGTCCCGGGACGGTGCTCGTGCAAGCGCGGAACAGACGCCTTTCGGGCAGGTGA